The Setaria viridis chromosome 9, Setaria_viridis_v4.0, whole genome shotgun sequence sequence GGCCGGGGCAGGGAGGATGCATTCGCAAACGTACCCGCATTCACCATTCGCGACGTCCAGAAGGGAGACCTCGCCCCCTGTGCACGCGACATGGACGATGACCTGGAGCTCGTCGAACCTTCGCGCGAGAAGCAGCTCGAGGAAGACGACGCACCAATTTCTGCTCCCCATGACGAAGTGCAAGGCGCCCAAGACCCCGTTGAACACGCTCTTTCGAACATCCTCATGGCCCTCCTTGAGCAACCAGACCACGCACGCCGGCGAACCCGGGAAGCCCATATCCCCTGTCAACCCGCGGGGAATCGCCGGCGCCCGACTCCACGATCGAAGGTCCACCTGGTCAGCGCTCAGAAGGGGTCGGTGGCGCCGGCCGGAGAAGGGGTCGGTGGCGCCGGCCTGAGGACCTCTGGCTGATGTCTGGCCCTGGCTGGCGCTGAAGCTCGGCGTCGTCGACGACTGCTCCACCGAGCGGTGGGGCAGGAAGATGGGGCGGTACTCTTCGGCGTTGACGCTCAGCTCGCTCCGCTTCGGCGCCACCGGCGAGTGGGGCACGGTGGGGCCGTTGAAGCGCGGGGTGTCTGCGCCGTGGTGCGAGGCGTTGATGCTGCCAGGGATGGCGGCGCCTACGTGCGGGATGTACccccggcgctgctgctgctgcagcatcGA is a genomic window containing:
- the LOC140221239 gene encoding uncharacterized protein encodes the protein MQRSIGRRQLQPGGTLTNLSAPLEPARCQLCSNRPASAMHPSQEPAVFYVSAPPLRACPPPQPNSSVINLGASIAMEPTKQGVPADPSSSQQQLQPYSPQSALPPDRRAVQRPQPQQQYPPPFALPPQQPAVQRLQLPNLPRWWGPYLSMLQQQQRRGYIPHVGAAIPGSINASHHGADTPRFNGPTVPHSPVAPKRSELSVNAEEYRPIFLPHRSVEQSSTTPSFSASQGQTSARGPQAGATDPFSGRRHRPLLSADQVDLRSWSRAPAIPRGLTGDMGFPGSPACVVWLLKEGHEDVRKSVFNGVLGALHFVMGSRNWCVVFLELLLARRFDELQVIVHVACTGGEVSLLDVANGECGYVCECILPAPAP